In one Alteribacter lacisalsi genomic region, the following are encoded:
- the katG gene encoding catalase/peroxidase HPI — protein sequence MDQNQNENAGQCPFTGNSGEKPTKPRSNKDWWPDQLELNVLHQHDTKTNPLGADFNYAEEFKKLDYDALKKDLHNLMTDSQDWWPADYGHYGPFFIRMSWHAAGTYRMADGRGGGGSGSQRFAPLNSWPDNGNLDKARRLLWPIKQKYGNKLSWADLLVFAGNVAIESMGGKTIGFSGGREDIWHPEEDVNWGPEEEWLGNNRYSGERDLENPLAAVQMGLIYVNPEGPDGEPDPKKSAFDIRDTFKRMGMNDEETVALTAGGHTFGKAHGAVDPENMADEPEGSVLEHQGFGWHNKHETGHGAFTITSGIEGAWTPTPTKWDMSYFDLLFGYEWELTKSPAGAYQWEPVDPDEDHMAPDAHDQSKKVKTMMTTADMAMREDPEYNKISRRFYENPDEFADAFARAWFKLLHRDMGPRDRYIGPEVPDEEFIWQDPVPKVDYTLSESEIDDLKAKILDSGLSVSELVKTAWASASTFRNSDKRGGANGARIRLAPQNEWDANEPEQLKKVLSVYEDLQSGLDKNVSLADLIVLGGSAAVEKAAKDAGMDVKVPFTPGRGDATAEQTDQENFEVLEPPADAFRNYQKKEYSIKPEDLMVDKAQLLDLTAKEMTVLIGGMRVLGANHSDTKHGVFTDRVGTLTNDFFVNLLDMGVEWKPKDDGTYEGYDRKTGELTNTATRVDLVFGSHSVLRALAEVYAQNDSQEKFVNDFISAWVKVMDADRFDVKK from the coding sequence ATGGATCAGAATCAGAACGAAAACGCAGGACAATGCCCTTTTACAGGAAACAGCGGTGAAAAGCCTACAAAGCCGCGGTCAAACAAAGACTGGTGGCCGGATCAGCTTGAGCTTAATGTTCTTCACCAGCACGACACGAAAACAAACCCCCTAGGTGCAGATTTTAACTACGCCGAGGAATTCAAAAAGCTTGATTATGATGCACTTAAAAAGGATCTTCATAACCTTATGACAGACAGCCAGGACTGGTGGCCTGCTGACTACGGTCATTACGGTCCGTTCTTTATCCGTATGTCCTGGCACGCAGCCGGTACATACCGTATGGCGGACGGCCGCGGCGGCGGCGGAAGCGGCTCCCAGCGCTTTGCTCCCCTCAACAGCTGGCCGGATAACGGGAACCTGGACAAGGCCCGCCGTCTCCTCTGGCCAATTAAACAGAAATACGGCAACAAGCTCTCCTGGGCTGACCTTCTCGTTTTTGCAGGTAATGTGGCGATTGAGTCCATGGGTGGAAAAACGATCGGTTTCAGTGGCGGACGCGAGGACATCTGGCATCCTGAAGAGGACGTGAACTGGGGTCCTGAGGAGGAGTGGCTCGGAAATAACCGCTACTCCGGCGAGCGCGACCTTGAAAATCCACTTGCAGCCGTTCAGATGGGTCTCATCTATGTAAACCCGGAAGGCCCGGACGGGGAACCGGATCCGAAGAAAAGTGCCTTTGACATCCGTGACACGTTTAAGCGGATGGGTATGAACGACGAAGAAACCGTTGCTCTTACAGCCGGCGGCCACACATTCGGTAAGGCCCACGGTGCGGTTGACCCTGAAAACATGGCTGATGAACCGGAAGGCTCAGTCCTTGAGCACCAGGGCTTCGGCTGGCATAATAAACACGAAACCGGACACGGCGCTTTCACCATCACAAGTGGTATTGAAGGGGCCTGGACACCGACACCTACAAAATGGGATATGAGCTACTTTGATCTCCTGTTCGGCTATGAATGGGAGCTTACGAAGAGCCCGGCCGGCGCGTACCAGTGGGAGCCAGTCGATCCGGATGAGGATCACATGGCACCCGATGCCCATGACCAGTCCAAAAAAGTGAAGACGATGATGACGACTGCAGACATGGCGATGCGTGAAGATCCTGAGTACAACAAGATCTCCCGTCGTTTCTATGAAAATCCGGACGAATTTGCCGACGCGTTTGCCCGTGCATGGTTCAAGCTTCTTCACCGTGATATGGGACCTCGCGACCGCTATATCGGACCGGAAGTGCCGGACGAGGAATTCATCTGGCAGGATCCGGTTCCTAAAGTTGACTACACACTCTCAGAATCGGAAATTGACGATCTTAAAGCGAAGATTCTCGATTCCGGCCTTTCTGTAAGCGAGCTCGTGAAAACAGCATGGGCTTCTGCCAGCACGTTCCGTAACTCGGACAAACGCGGCGGCGCAAACGGCGCCCGCATCCGCCTTGCACCACAGAATGAGTGGGATGCCAATGAGCCGGAACAGCTGAAGAAAGTGCTTTCCGTTTATGAGGATCTCCAGAGCGGGCTCGATAAAAATGTCAGTCTCGCTGATCTGATTGTACTCGGCGGAAGTGCTGCCGTTGAAAAAGCGGCGAAGGATGCCGGCATGGATGTTAAAGTGCCGTTTACACCGGGCCGCGGTGACGCCACTGCCGAGCAGACAGATCAGGAGAACTTTGAAGTACTTGAGCCGCCCGCAGATGCTTTCCGTAACTACCAGAAGAAAGAGTACTCCATTAAACCGGAGGATCTGATGGTGGACAAGGCGCAGCTGCTTGACCTGACGGCCAAAGAAATGACCGTTCTTATCGGCGGTATGCGTGTTCTCGGCGCCAACCACAGCGACACGAAGCACGGCGTGTTTACCGACCGCGTCGGCACGCTCACGAACGACTTCTTCGTGAATCTGCTCGACATGGGCGTGGAGTGGAAGCCGAAGGACGACGGCACCTACGAAGGGTATGACCGTAAAACCGGCGAACTGACGAACACAGCTACTCGCGTAGACCTGGTGTTTGGTTCACACTCTGTTCTCCGTGCCCTTGCGGAAGTGTACGCACAAAACGACAGCCAGGAGAAGTTTGTGAATGACTTTATCTCCGCCTGGGTGAAGGTCATGGATGCCGATCGGTTTGACGTAAAAAAATAA
- a CDS encoding MEDS domain-containing protein, which translates to MQKKLLSYLKSFKENEGGHVLYTFEETAVSLSHAATFIEAAAKAGDPVAVIESEKNIPFLYTKLKGLLTEEEFKNVHFINNFSYYMSNGNFHPPTVEKHFARIVDHYFHEDATLHTWARVEWGDEATAFEMIADFEDKADRTVSGRKMISVCAYDKKRLSVDLINRLRPNHQYHMSDTDFTISLEYNPAKVK; encoded by the coding sequence TTGCAGAAAAAACTTCTATCTTACTTGAAATCATTTAAAGAAAACGAAGGCGGCCATGTTCTGTATACGTTCGAGGAGACGGCAGTCAGTCTCAGCCATGCAGCCACGTTTATTGAAGCCGCCGCAAAAGCCGGAGACCCTGTCGCTGTGATTGAAAGCGAAAAAAACATTCCTTTTCTGTATACGAAACTGAAAGGTCTCTTAACTGAAGAAGAGTTTAAGAACGTCCATTTTATTAACAACTTCTCCTACTACATGTCGAACGGCAACTTCCACCCCCCTACGGTTGAAAAACATTTTGCCCGCATTGTGGACCATTACTTCCATGAAGATGCCACCCTGCATACGTGGGCCCGTGTAGAGTGGGGAGACGAAGCAACGGCTTTTGAAATGATTGCCGATTTCGAAGATAAGGCAGACCGGACGGTGTCAGGCAGAAAAATGATCAGTGTGTGTGCCTATGACAAAAAACGGCTCAGCGTTGACCTGATTAACCGCCTTCGCCCGAATCACCAGTATCACATGAGCGACACAGATTTTACGATAAGTCTGGAATACAACCCGGCAAAGGTGAAATAA
- a CDS encoding DUF3784 domain-containing protein, with protein MIAAVYIQLFVFLMIWGGGYLIYKKRMYGLLSGFNTKSEEDQERLIEAGFPQASGRMLMNTSYILLAGAVIALFGWVEEAVLLSWGVWLAVLFGRALFLNRMNKSHTQKLDGFIIIFSAIFVFGGTTALFIAGEAENDIAVTDGQIEVTGWYGSKWTVEDVTSVSLIETPPDTRMRTNGIAYGHRQKGLFRVDELGNGRLYLFRNHPPFLFVQTEDDFFFINSRDEERTQAWYEEIRSMTEK; from the coding sequence ATGATCGCAGCCGTATATATTCAGTTGTTTGTGTTTCTCATGATCTGGGGCGGAGGCTATCTGATCTATAAAAAGAGAATGTACGGTCTTCTTTCAGGGTTCAATACCAAGTCCGAAGAAGATCAGGAACGGCTGATTGAAGCGGGCTTCCCTCAGGCGTCAGGCAGGATGCTCATGAACACAAGCTATATCCTCCTGGCCGGCGCTGTGATTGCTCTTTTCGGCTGGGTTGAAGAAGCCGTCCTTTTGAGCTGGGGTGTCTGGCTGGCTGTGCTGTTTGGCCGCGCACTCTTTTTGAACCGCATGAACAAATCCCATACACAGAAACTGGACGGATTCATAATCATCTTCTCGGCCATCTTCGTGTTTGGAGGTACAACCGCGCTCTTCATTGCCGGAGAAGCGGAAAATGACATTGCGGTAACAGACGGACAAATCGAAGTTACCGGCTGGTACGGGAGTAAGTGGACTGTTGAGGACGTGACAAGCGTTTCTCTAATAGAGACCCCGCCTGATACAAGGATGCGCACGAATGGAATCGCTTACGGGCATCGGCAGAAGGGCCTCTTCCGGGTAGATGAACTGGGAAACGGGAGGCTCTACCTTTTCCGGAACCACCCGCCCTTTCTGTTTGTGCAAACAGAGGATGATTTCTTTTTCATCAATTCAAGAGATGAAGAACGGACCCAGGCCTGGTATGAAGAAATTCGTTCCATGACTGAAAAATAG
- a CDS encoding carbohydrate binding domain-containing protein codes for MIKKTIGLVMSFMLVMPFLFNNKVDGSGQQGAETSDDDWTLTWEDQFEGDELDPDKWTIDIGNGFYDANGNWVPGWGNEELQSYQEDNVRVEDGKLILEGREETVSDETGTYDYTSGKVHSQGKFSQKYGKFEARMALPEGQGYWPAFWMMPEDDKYGGWAASGEIDIMEAAGGRPDHIGGAIHYGGEWPNNTYTAKDYYFPEGTDITDFNVYSIEWEPGEIRWYVNGELYQSLNNWSTTSSGNPAKFSYPAPFDQEFYLILNLAVGGWYGGDPDGTTPFPGDVVVDYVKAYELTGRDYMDPVEPVFEAEELPEGAKEAIDGNYVYDPAFEEGFTNIKTNDDLQNDWTNDFWNLVHLNEFNGNAAAAVEDVTGEPFAKVDISAAGSQTYAVQLIQNVTLGKGRWYKLSFDAKAAADRTMNVKLGGGPERGYTAYSPSRDFALTQDLESYEMTFQMQHDSDALARLEYNLGLNTNSVWVGNVVLEEVEAQDPYNETAPKRPLANGNHVYNGTFDQGRMDRMTFWDFASEGADAEASVDPVAREIEVDITDGSEAAEAVSLRQFGMNLLGGAEYELQFNGRSAAVRDISVALLSENGQDVYHQETMELSDSQDSQSFTFTMPEVTDTAGQLVFYFGGSDSNVVLDDIEMYRISDHDMDVPLSEAFPLKNGAFTNGSAYWDTHIQGDYGDSSSAGSFKVENGKGVFSVLDTGANPWDLMLFQDNLPVKAGNTYTVQFDAKSSVERTIEAVVENASYYRYLSEEIALTEELETFTFEFPVTEDDNVGLKYLLGAVEAAPHDVTVSNVRFEVKGEREKYFPLKNGDFSHGLEEWGTHLQGDWDGDSQAVFSGENEEARISIEHTGANPWDIQLFQPDLSLNEGQTYVVEFDASSTADRSIEVVLDNGPAGGYYRHFEEIVQLTDEVETFTFEFEMSADDQVGLLFLLGNVLDEQISATHDVVIDNIRVEVQGVRDYLAGEPKEEDEDDEPLPSAAELLLALEETMNEYLASGDVRRPLTNKLVNTLRQAQHHESAGRLEQAEHFVEKYLDHLESDSGHIEEEAAGVLKVMSESALQALAEEKE; via the coding sequence ATGATAAAGAAAACAATTGGGTTGGTTATGTCTTTTATGCTCGTTATGCCTTTTTTATTTAATAACAAGGTTGATGGAAGTGGACAGCAGGGCGCAGAAACATCTGACGATGACTGGACGCTTACCTGGGAGGATCAGTTTGAGGGAGATGAACTGGATCCTGACAAATGGACGATAGATATTGGAAACGGGTTTTATGACGCGAACGGGAACTGGGTTCCCGGGTGGGGAAATGAGGAGCTTCAGTCCTATCAGGAGGATAACGTAAGGGTGGAGGACGGAAAGCTCATCCTGGAAGGACGGGAGGAAACGGTTTCCGACGAGACAGGTACGTACGATTATACATCCGGCAAAGTACACTCCCAGGGAAAGTTCAGCCAGAAGTACGGGAAGTTTGAGGCAAGAATGGCCCTTCCTGAAGGTCAGGGTTACTGGCCGGCATTCTGGATGATGCCTGAAGACGATAAATACGGCGGATGGGCTGCTTCGGGGGAAATTGACATCATGGAAGCGGCAGGCGGCAGACCGGACCACATCGGCGGGGCGATCCACTACGGGGGAGAATGGCCGAACAATACTTATACGGCAAAAGATTACTATTTCCCGGAAGGTACGGATATTACTGACTTCAACGTTTACAGCATCGAATGGGAACCAGGGGAAATCCGCTGGTATGTAAACGGCGAGTTGTATCAGTCACTTAACAACTGGAGCACGACCAGTTCAGGGAACCCTGCAAAGTTCTCCTACCCGGCACCTTTTGATCAGGAATTCTATCTGATTCTAAATCTTGCTGTAGGAGGATGGTACGGCGGCGATCCCGATGGCACAACACCGTTTCCTGGTGATGTTGTCGTTGATTATGTGAAAGCATACGAACTCACAGGCCGGGATTACATGGATCCTGTGGAGCCGGTATTTGAAGCAGAGGAGCTTCCGGAAGGGGCAAAGGAAGCGATCGATGGAAACTATGTTTACGATCCTGCTTTTGAAGAAGGATTCACAAATATTAAAACCAATGACGATCTGCAGAATGACTGGACAAATGATTTCTGGAACCTCGTTCATCTAAATGAATTTAACGGAAATGCAGCGGCGGCTGTAGAAGATGTGACCGGCGAGCCGTTTGCAAAAGTGGATATCTCTGCGGCAGGATCACAGACTTACGCGGTGCAGCTGATCCAGAACGTAACGCTCGGCAAAGGAAGATGGTACAAGCTGAGCTTTGATGCGAAAGCGGCAGCAGACCGCACAATGAATGTGAAGCTCGGGGGCGGTCCGGAAAGAGGCTACACCGCTTACTCCCCAAGCCGTGATTTTGCATTAACGCAGGATCTTGAATCCTATGAAATGACGTTCCAGATGCAACACGACAGTGACGCACTTGCCCGTCTGGAATATAACCTGGGGCTGAATACGAACAGTGTCTGGGTCGGCAACGTTGTTCTCGAGGAAGTGGAAGCGCAGGATCCATACAACGAAACAGCGCCAAAGCGGCCGCTGGCGAACGGCAACCACGTGTATAACGGCACCTTTGATCAGGGTAGAATGGACCGGATGACCTTCTGGGATTTTGCCAGTGAAGGTGCGGACGCTGAAGCTTCCGTTGACCCGGTTGCAAGAGAAATTGAGGTCGATATTACTGACGGCAGCGAGGCTGCAGAAGCTGTATCCCTTCGTCAGTTCGGGATGAACCTGCTTGGCGGTGCTGAGTATGAATTGCAGTTTAACGGAAGATCGGCAGCGGTGAGAGACATTTCGGTTGCCCTACTGAGTGAAAATGGACAGGATGTATATCATCAGGAAACGATGGAGCTCTCTGATTCACAGGATTCCCAGTCATTTACATTTACCATGCCTGAAGTGACAGATACAGCAGGACAGCTTGTATTCTACTTTGGCGGCAGTGACAGCAATGTGGTACTGGATGATATTGAAATGTACCGGATTTCCGACCATGATATGGATGTTCCTTTGAGCGAGGCGTTCCCGCTTAAAAACGGGGCGTTTACCAACGGATCTGCCTACTGGGATACGCACATACAGGGAGATTACGGTGACAGTTCCTCTGCAGGGTCCTTTAAAGTGGAAAACGGAAAAGGCGTATTCTCTGTTCTGGATACAGGAGCCAATCCGTGGGATCTGATGCTGTTTCAGGATAACCTTCCTGTGAAAGCAGGGAACACGTATACAGTGCAGTTTGATGCAAAATCCTCAGTGGAACGTACGATTGAGGCTGTAGTGGAAAATGCGTCATATTACCGCTACCTGTCAGAGGAAATCGCTTTAACAGAAGAATTGGAAACATTCACGTTCGAGTTTCCGGTCACTGAAGATGACAATGTCGGACTCAAGTATCTTCTCGGGGCGGTTGAGGCAGCTCCTCACGATGTCACGGTGAGCAACGTCCGCTTTGAAGTGAAAGGCGAACGGGAGAAATACTTCCCGCTTAAAAACGGCGACTTTTCTCACGGTCTTGAAGAATGGGGCACACATCTTCAGGGCGACTGGGACGGCGATTCGCAGGCTGTATTCAGCGGAGAAAATGAGGAAGCGCGGATCAGCATTGAACACACTGGTGCCAACCCGTGGGACATTCAGCTCTTCCAGCCGGATTTGAGCCTGAATGAAGGACAGACTTATGTTGTTGAGTTTGATGCAAGCTCGACTGCTGACCGCTCCATTGAAGTCGTACTGGATAATGGTCCGGCAGGAGGCTATTACAGACACTTTGAAGAAATCGTTCAGCTGACCGATGAGGTGGAAACCTTTACGTTTGAATTTGAAATGAGCGCAGATGATCAGGTCGGGTTATTGTTCCTCCTGGGCAACGTACTGGATGAGCAGATATCAGCGACTCATGACGTGGTCATTGATAACATCCGTGTAGAGGTTCAGGGCGTGAGGGACTACCTTGCCGGTGAGCCTAAGGAAGAGGACGAGGACGACGAGCCGCTTCCTTCTGCTGCAGAACTTCTGCTGGCGCTTGAAGAGACGATGAATGAGTACCTCGCTTCCGGTGATGTGCGCAGACCGCTTACAAACAAGCTGGTCAACACACTTAGACAGGCGCAGCATCATGAAAGTGCGGGCCGTCTTGAGCAGGCTGAGCACTTTGTTGAAAAGTACCTGGATCACCTGGAGAGTGATTCAGGGCATATTGAAGAAGAAGCCGCAGGCGTTTTGAAAGTAATGTCTGAAAGTGCCCTCCAGGCGCTAGCTGAAGAAAAAGAGTAA
- a CDS encoding AIM24 family protein, giving the protein MSEQSVQEFVEQTKKREAAKDTFHLETDRILEVALSGDLWAKTGAMISYTGDVKFEREGLLEHGASRAFKKTFTNEGSELMKASGEGNLFLSDQGKKITILDLQNESIRVNGNDLLAFEPTVDWDIFMMRKVAGMMSGGLFNILLEGRGRIAITTYYEPLTLMVEPGKPVRTDPNATVAWSGDLEPEFRTDVNYKTFLGRGSGESIQMEFEGRGFVIVQPCFEGTMKE; this is encoded by the coding sequence ATGAGCGAACAATCGGTACAGGAGTTTGTGGAACAGACGAAAAAGAGAGAAGCTGCAAAAGACACTTTCCACCTTGAAACGGACAGAATCCTTGAAGTGGCACTTTCCGGCGACCTCTGGGCAAAGACCGGTGCCATGATCTCCTACACAGGAGACGTGAAGTTTGAAAGAGAAGGACTCCTTGAACACGGCGCGAGCCGGGCGTTCAAAAAGACGTTCACAAATGAAGGCAGTGAACTGATGAAGGCATCGGGAGAAGGAAACCTGTTTTTATCCGACCAGGGGAAAAAAATTACGATTCTTGACCTTCAGAATGAAAGCATCCGGGTAAACGGCAATGACCTGCTCGCCTTTGAGCCGACTGTGGACTGGGACATCTTTATGATGCGGAAAGTAGCCGGAATGATGTCCGGCGGTCTCTTTAATATCCTCCTTGAGGGACGGGGCCGTATCGCGATTACGACCTACTATGAGCCCCTGACGTTAATGGTGGAGCCGGGCAAACCGGTCCGTACCGATCCCAATGCAACCGTCGCCTGGTCCGGTGATCTTGAGCCGGAGTTCAGAACAGACGTTAATTATAAGACCTTTCTCGGCCGGGGAAGCGGCGAATCGATCCAGATGGAGTTTGAAGGACGGGGCTTTGTGATCGTCCAGCCGTGCTTTGAAGGCACGATGAAAGAATAA